The Bubalus bubalis isolate 160015118507 breed Murrah chromosome 1, NDDB_SH_1, whole genome shotgun sequence genome includes a region encoding these proteins:
- the GP5 gene encoding platelet glycoprotein V produces the protein MLRSALLCAALWLLRAQPFSCPPTCRCAFRDSAQCSRGTVAGIAALGLPTNLTHILLFQMGRGTLQNNSFSGMTVLQRLLLSDSHVSAIAPGTFNDPIKLKTLRLSRNKITHLPSALLDNLVLLEQLFLDGNELKSLDQNLFQKLVHLQELFLNQNQLAFLPASLFAHLGNLKLLDLSGNNLTHLPEGFFGVQVKLQKLLLHSNRLASLGSGLLDSLRALTELQLHTNHLRSIVPGAFDRLRSLSSLTLSENRLEFLPSALFLHSHNLTFLTLSENPLEELPKVLFGEIGGLRELRLKSTQLRTLPAAAFRNLTGLRVLEVSLSPRLSALPEDAFRGLGELQVLALSSTSLASLPASLLRGLGRLRHVSLRSNRLRALPSALFRNLSSLEEVQLDHNQLETLPGDAFEALPRLAGVLLGHNPWRCDCGLGPFLAWLRRHVGLVGRAEPPRCHGPGPHAGRLLWTLKAGDLGCPRSESWTRPVAEGQSQDHSLFWGLYFLLLAAQALITGIIVFAMIKLGRLFRKLITELWFEAVRKPCN, from the coding sequence ATGCTGAGGAGCGCTCTGCTATGCGCAGCGCTCTGGCTCCTGCGCGCGCAGCCCTTTTCCTGCCCACCCACCTGCAGGTGCGCCTTCCGCGACTCCGCGCAGTGCTCGCGCGGCACGGTGGCCGGCATCGCCGCGCTCGGCCTGCCCACCAACCTCACGCACATCTTGCTCTTCCAAATGGGCCGCGGCACCTTGCAGAACAACAGCTTCAGTGGCATGACCGTCCTGCAGCGCCTGTTGCTGTCCGACAGCCACGTTTCCGCCATTGCCCCGGGCACGTTCAACGACCCTATAAAACTTAAAACCCTGAGGTTATCGCGCAACAAGATCACTCATCTCCCAAGCGCACTGTTGGATAACCTGGTGCTCCTGGAACAGTTGTTTCTGGACGGcaatgaactaaagagccttgacCAAAACCTGTTTCAGAAACTGGTTCACCTGCAGGAGCTCTTTCTGAACCAAAACCAACTCGCTTTCCTGCCTGCTAGCCTCTTCGCACACCTGGGGAACCTTAAATTGTTGGATTTATCGGGAAACAATTTGACCCACCTGCCCGAGGGGTTTTTTGGGGTCCAGGTTAAGCTTCAGAAGCTTCTGCTCCACTCAAACCGGCTGGCCTCTCTGGGGTCGGGGCTGTTGGACAGCCTGCGCGCCCTGACGGAGCTGCAGCTCCACACCAATCACCTCCGTTCCATCGTCCCCGGAGCTTTCGATCGGCTGCGAAGCCTGAGCTCCTTGACCCTTTCCGAAAACCGCCTCGAGTTCCTGCCCTCCGCCCTCTTTCTTCATTCGCACAATCTGACCTTCCTGACCCTGTCTGAGAACCCGCTGGAGGAACTCCCCAAGGTGCTCTTCGGGGAGATAGGCGGCCTGCGGGAGCTGAGGCTGAAAAGCACCCAGCTGCGCACCCTGCCGGCCGCCGCCTTCCGCAACCTCACTGGCCTGCGCGTCCTGGAGGTGTCGCTGAGCCCGAGGCTGAGCGCGCTCCCTGAGGACGCCTTCCGAGGCCTCGGCGAGCTGCAGGTGCTCGCCCTGAGCTCCACAAGCCTGGCCTCCCTCCCCGCCAGCCTGCTCCGCGGCCTCGGCAGGCTGCGCCACGTGTCGCTGCGCAGCAATCGGCTGCGCGCCTTACCCAGCGCTCTCTTCCGCAACCTCAGCAGCCTGGAGGAGGTCCAGCTCGACCACAACCAGCTGGAGACTCTGCCGGGCGACGCATTTGAAGCTCTGCCCCGGCTGGCGGGGGTCCTGCTGGGACACAATCCCTGGCGCTGCGACTGTGGCCTGGGGCCGTTCCTGGCGTGGCTGCGGCGGCACGTGGGCCTCGTGGGTCGAGCCGAGCCCCCGCGGTGTCACGGGCCCGGGCCGCACGCCGGCCGACTGCTCTGGACCCTGAAGGCCGGCGACCTCGGCTGCCCGCGCTCCGAGTCGTGGACCCGGCCGGTGGCTGAGGGCCAAAGTCAGGACCATAGCCTGTTCTGGGgtctttattttctgcttttagcTGCTCAGGCCCTAATTACCGGGATCATTGTGTTTGCGATGATTAAACTCGGCAGGCTCTTTCGGAAATTAATCACAGAGCTCTGGTTTGAGGCGGTGAGAAAACCTTGCAATTAA